The Salvia splendens isolate huo1 chromosome 21, SspV2, whole genome shotgun sequence genome includes a window with the following:
- the LOC121785284 gene encoding serine carboxypeptidase-like 20 isoform X2, producing the protein MARNELGLLPVSMLVCIFLQLHFAEAAPQLSLVRSLPGFTGAFPSKHYSGYVTLEGSPPKNLFYYFVVSERSPARDPVVLWLNGGPGCSSFDGFVYEHGPFNFEASKAGGLPVLHLNPYSWSKVASIIYLDSPVGVGFSYSDNTSYYVNGDLQTAAETHQFLLKWFEEFKEFITNPFYISGESYAGIYVPTLASLVSNGIKSGTKPEINFKGYMVGNGVCDSHFDGNALVPFAHGMGLISDMMYKEAEAVCGGNYHNPLNIDCQNILYKIDSTLDGLNRYDILEPCFHRGATNDSTTSLIPESFKQLGVATERPLAVRKRIFGRAWPFRAPVADGVIPLWPQLMREVTVPCIDDVQATKWLNDKGVRKAVHADPESGHWSLCKDLHYTHDAGSMIAYHKNLTLAGYRALIYSGDHDMCVPFTGTQAWTQSLGYEIVEEWRPWKSNAQIAGYVQEYANDFTFLTVKGAGHTVPEYKPRESLHFFSSWLEGKKI; encoded by the exons ATGGCCCGGAACGAATTAGGCCTACTTCCGGTGAGTATGTTAGTATGCATCTTTCTGCAGCTGCACTTTGCTGAAGCAGCTCCTCAGCTTTCTCTGGTGAGGAGTCTTCCGGGATTCACAGGAGCATTCCCTTCAAAACATTACTCGGG GTATGTGACACTAGAGGGGAGCCCTCCAAAGAACCTCTTTTACTACTTTGTGGTGTCGGAGAGAAGTCCTGCACGTGATCCTGTCGTCCTGTGGCTTAATGGGGGACCCGGGTGCTCGAGCTTTGATGGCTTTGTCTATGAACACG GGCCTTTCAACTTCGAAGCATCAAAAGCCGGGGGCTTGCCGGTTTTGCATCTCAATCCATACAGTTGGTCCAAG GTTGCAAGCATCATCTATCTGGACTCACCGGTTGGCGTTGGATTCTCGTATTCTGACAACACGTCGTATTATGTAAACGGAGACCTTCAGACTGCGGCTGAAACTCATCAGTTCCTTCTCAAG TGGTTTGAGGAATTCAAAGAGTTTATTACCAATCCATTTTACATTTCTGGGGAGTCTTATGCTGGCATTTATGTCCCAACTCTTGCTTCCCTTGTTTCCAATG GAATCAAAAGTGGAACCAAACCAGAGATTAACTTCAAG GGATACATGGTCGGAAACGGGGTCTGCGACTCCCACTTTGATGGCAACGCACTCGTTCCATTCGCCCACGGGATGGGCCTAATATCTGATATGATGTACAAG GAAGCTGAGGCCGTCTGCGGAGGAAACTACCACAACCCCCTCAACATCGATTGCCAGAACATACTCTACAAGATTGACAGT acGTTAGACGGTCTGAACAGGTACGACATCCTTGAGCCGTGCTTCCACAGAGGCGCGACAAACGACAGCACCACAAGCCTCATACCAGAGAGCTTCAAGCAGCTTGGGGTAGCTACTGAGAGGCCTCTTGCTGTGAGAAAGAGGATCTTCGGGCGCGCTTGGCCTTTTCGCGCACCAGTAGCAGACGGAGTCATCCCGCTGTGGCCTCAGCTGATGAGAGAGGTCACAGTCCCATGCATA GATGACGTGCAGGCGACTAAATGGCTGAACGACAAGGGCGTTAGGAAGGCGGTCCATGCTGATCCG GAGAGCGGGCATTGGAGCTTGTGTAAGGATCTGCACTACACGCATGATGCAGGGAGCATGATCGCGTACCACAAGAACCTAACGTTGGCTGGATACCGGGCTCTGATATATAGCGGGGACCATGATATGTGTGTTCCGTTTACCGGAACACAAGCATGGACTCAATCACTAGGATATGAGATAGTTGAAGAGTGGAGGCCTTGGAAGTCTAATGCTCAAATTGCAGG ATATGTGCAAGAGTATGCTAATGACTTCACTTTCCTCACTGTCAAG GGAGCTGGACATACTGTGCCTGAATACAAGCCTAGAGAGTCATTACATTTCTTTAGTAGTTGGTTGGAAGGTAAAAAGATATAG
- the LOC121785284 gene encoding serine carboxypeptidase-like 20 isoform X1 gives MARNELGLLPVSMLVCIFLQLHFAEAAPQLSLVRSLPGFTGAFPSKHYSGYVTLEGSPPKNLFYYFVVSERSPARDPVVLWLNGGPGCSSFDGFVYEHGPFNFEASKAGGLPVLHLNPYSWSKVASIIYLDSPVGVGFSYSDNTSYYVNGDLQTAAETHQFLLKWFEEFKEFITNPFYISGESYAGIYVPTLASLVSNGIKSGTKPEINFKGYMVGNGVCDSHFDGNALVPFAHGMGLISDMMYKEAEAVCGGNYHNPLNIDCQNILYKIDSTLDGLNRYDILEPCFHRGATNDSTTSLIPESFKQLGVATERPLAVRKRIFGRAWPFRAPVADGVIPLWPQLMREVTVPCIDDVQATKWLNDKGVRKAVHADPESGHWSLCKDLHYTHDAGSMIAYHKNLTLAGYRALIYSGDHDMCVPFTGTQAWTQSLGYEIVEEWRPWKSNAQIAGCRYVQEYANDFTFLTVKGAGHTVPEYKPRESLHFFSSWLEGKKI, from the exons ATGGCCCGGAACGAATTAGGCCTACTTCCGGTGAGTATGTTAGTATGCATCTTTCTGCAGCTGCACTTTGCTGAAGCAGCTCCTCAGCTTTCTCTGGTGAGGAGTCTTCCGGGATTCACAGGAGCATTCCCTTCAAAACATTACTCGGG GTATGTGACACTAGAGGGGAGCCCTCCAAAGAACCTCTTTTACTACTTTGTGGTGTCGGAGAGAAGTCCTGCACGTGATCCTGTCGTCCTGTGGCTTAATGGGGGACCCGGGTGCTCGAGCTTTGATGGCTTTGTCTATGAACACG GGCCTTTCAACTTCGAAGCATCAAAAGCCGGGGGCTTGCCGGTTTTGCATCTCAATCCATACAGTTGGTCCAAG GTTGCAAGCATCATCTATCTGGACTCACCGGTTGGCGTTGGATTCTCGTATTCTGACAACACGTCGTATTATGTAAACGGAGACCTTCAGACTGCGGCTGAAACTCATCAGTTCCTTCTCAAG TGGTTTGAGGAATTCAAAGAGTTTATTACCAATCCATTTTACATTTCTGGGGAGTCTTATGCTGGCATTTATGTCCCAACTCTTGCTTCCCTTGTTTCCAATG GAATCAAAAGTGGAACCAAACCAGAGATTAACTTCAAG GGATACATGGTCGGAAACGGGGTCTGCGACTCCCACTTTGATGGCAACGCACTCGTTCCATTCGCCCACGGGATGGGCCTAATATCTGATATGATGTACAAG GAAGCTGAGGCCGTCTGCGGAGGAAACTACCACAACCCCCTCAACATCGATTGCCAGAACATACTCTACAAGATTGACAGT acGTTAGACGGTCTGAACAGGTACGACATCCTTGAGCCGTGCTTCCACAGAGGCGCGACAAACGACAGCACCACAAGCCTCATACCAGAGAGCTTCAAGCAGCTTGGGGTAGCTACTGAGAGGCCTCTTGCTGTGAGAAAGAGGATCTTCGGGCGCGCTTGGCCTTTTCGCGCACCAGTAGCAGACGGAGTCATCCCGCTGTGGCCTCAGCTGATGAGAGAGGTCACAGTCCCATGCATA GATGACGTGCAGGCGACTAAATGGCTGAACGACAAGGGCGTTAGGAAGGCGGTCCATGCTGATCCG GAGAGCGGGCATTGGAGCTTGTGTAAGGATCTGCACTACACGCATGATGCAGGGAGCATGATCGCGTACCACAAGAACCTAACGTTGGCTGGATACCGGGCTCTGATATATAGCGGGGACCATGATATGTGTGTTCCGTTTACCGGAACACAAGCATGGACTCAATCACTAGGATATGAGATAGTTGAAGAGTGGAGGCCTTGGAAGTCTAATGCTCAAATTGCAGG tTGCAGATATGTGCAAGAGTATGCTAATGACTTCACTTTCCTCACTGTCAAG GGAGCTGGACATACTGTGCCTGAATACAAGCCTAGAGAGTCATTACATTTCTTTAGTAGTTGGTTGGAAGGTAAAAAGATATAG
- the LOC121783335 gene encoding probable protein phosphatase 2C 33 — MGSCLPDDSGSPRAGSPMGLRKRRNSKRRYGSRSSSFDYRREEQLHRIPGRMFLNDSSDVACLYSQQGKKGTNQDAMLVWENFGSRTDTVFCGVFDGHGPYGHLVAKQVRDSLPLKLSAHWEVNIKTDDVLREVSLNTSSMCSEDASFLSHEEESRASIDIEETGKQPDIFPTLKESFLKAYKVMDRELRMHANIDCYCSGTTAVTLVKQGQDLVVGNIGDSRAILATRDANNSLAAVQLTVDLKPNLPAEAARIHKCRGRVFALLDEPEVPRVWLPNNDSPGLAMARAFGDFCLKDYGLISVPEVSYRRITDKDEFIVLATDGIWDVLSNKEVVETVNSCSPRSSAARTLVEKAVKSWKSKYPTSKVDDCAVVCFFLDSNEYTSSTAKSKENIVPTAEEEDAPSPTGLIPVDENGEAASEANEDEADEEYAARHNWSALEGVSRVNTLITLPRFVPGKGDIKAAEERKGRK; from the exons ATGGGCTCCTGCTTGCCTGATGATAGCGGGAGCCCGAGGGCCGGTTCGCCAATGGGCCTTAGGAAGAGGAGGAACTCAAAACGGAGGTATGGGTCTCGGAGTTCCTCCTTCGACTATAGGAGGGAAGAGCAGCTGCATAGGATCCCGGGGCGGATGTTCTTGAATGATTCCAGCGACGTTGCTTGTCTTTATAGTCAGCAGGGAAAGAAAGGGACTAATCAAGATGCCATGCTTGTTTGGGAG AACTTTGGTTCAAGAACAGACACGGTCTTCTGTGGGGTTTTTGATGGCCATGGTCCTTACGGTCATTTGGTTGCAAAGCAAGTTCGAGACTCTCTTCCTCTGAAACTGAGTGCACACTGGGAAGTGAATATAAAGACTGACGACGTTCTAAGGGAGGTCAGTTTAAATACAAGTAGTATGTGTTCGGAAGATGCTTCCTTCTTGTCTCATGAAGAGGAAAGTCGAGCCTCCATTGATATCGAAGAAACTGGAAAGCAGCCGGATATCTTCCCGACATTGAAGGAATCTTTCCTCAAGGCCTATAAGGTTATGGATAGGGAGCTGAGAATGCATGCAAATATCGATTGCTACTGCAGTGGAACGACAGCAGTGACTCTGGTTAAACAG GGTCAAGACCTTGTTGTTGGAAATATCGGGGACTCTAGAGCCATATTAGCTACTAGAGATGCAAATAACTCGCTAGCGGCAGTCCAGTTGACCGTGGATCTCAAACCTAATCTTCCGG CGGAAGCAGCTAGGATTCATAAATGTAGGGGGCGTGTATTCGCTCTTCTGGATGAACCTGAAGTCCCGAGAGTGTGGCTACCAAACAACGATTCTCCTGGCCTTGCTATGGCACGCGCATTTGGTGATTTCTGTCTCAAGGACTATGGTCTTATTTCTGTTCCCGAAGTTTCATATAGGCGCATTACTGACAAGGACGAGTTCATCGTTCTCGCCACAGACGGG ATTTGGGACGTACTCTCGAACAAGGAAGTTGTTGAAACCGTGAATTCCTGCTCCCCACGTTCATCTGCTGCTCGAACGCTAGTGGAGAAAGCAGTCAAGTCTTGGAAATCCAAGTATCCGACCTCTAAAGTAGACGACTGTGCTGTCGTATGCTTTTTCCTCGACTCAAACGAGTACACTTCTTCAACCGCGAAATCCAAAGAGAACATCGTCCCCACAGCTGAAGAGGAGGATGCTCCTAGTCCAACCGGGCTGATCCCAGTGGATGAAAACGGAGAAGCAGCCTCAGAAGCTAATGAGGACGAGGCGGACGAGGAGTATGCAGCTAGACATAACTGGTCTGCTCTAGAAGGAGTGTCGCGTGTGAACACACTCATAACGCTGCCAAGGTTCGTGCCAGGGAAAGGCGACATCAAAGCTGCGGAGGAGAGAAAGGGTAGGAAATAA